The proteins below come from a single Thermopolyspora flexuosa genomic window:
- a CDS encoding DUF6716 putative glycosyltransferase — translation MADSDSYLKWAAGLLDTLPAGWTTRLTVVRTPIAPSPDQIRAAVSGTRTPEAPPVLPARALRRTAGRMRPDIVLAACTGPVVDVLVAEVLGDLVPRPVFVTGLPGISIPATEKAWLYRSGCDLFIVHSGREVAEFTRIGAELGARGAVALARLPYLDPPPRPDGAAGGEVAGPRNKVIFATQAKVPRRREERERILLALAELAQRRPDLEVVVKLRARAGERQTHNERHPYERLWRSLVAAGRVRDGLLTFAAGPMHEHLAAAAGFVTVSSTAALEAIRHEVPLLVLSDFGVSAEMINVVFEGSGCLGTLDDLVDARFRTPDAGWCRANYFHDPSACDAVARMAALVAQARTGRLVPARSLLDGPAHAAARRRARLRLEVPPRVLRAGYRARRRMRRYLGALR, via the coding sequence GTGGCCGACTCGGACTCCTACCTCAAGTGGGCCGCCGGTCTGCTCGACACGCTGCCCGCCGGCTGGACCACCCGGCTCACCGTGGTCCGCACGCCGATCGCGCCGTCACCCGACCAGATCCGCGCCGCGGTGAGCGGCACCCGCACGCCGGAGGCGCCGCCGGTGCTGCCCGCCCGGGCGCTGCGCCGTACGGCGGGGCGGATGCGGCCGGACATCGTGCTCGCCGCGTGCACCGGCCCGGTGGTGGACGTGCTCGTCGCCGAGGTGCTCGGCGACCTGGTGCCGCGGCCGGTGTTCGTCACCGGCCTGCCCGGCATCTCGATCCCCGCCACCGAGAAGGCCTGGCTGTACCGCAGCGGGTGTGACCTGTTCATCGTGCACAGCGGGCGGGAGGTGGCGGAGTTCACCCGGATCGGCGCCGAGCTCGGCGCGCGCGGCGCAGTCGCGCTCGCCCGCCTGCCGTACCTCGACCCGCCGCCGCGGCCGGACGGCGCGGCCGGGGGCGAGGTGGCCGGCCCGCGCAACAAGGTGATCTTCGCGACCCAGGCGAAGGTGCCGCGGCGGCGGGAGGAGCGCGAGCGCATCCTGCTCGCGCTCGCCGAGCTCGCGCAGCGGCGGCCCGACCTGGAGGTGGTGGTCAAGCTGCGGGCGCGGGCGGGGGAGCGGCAGACCCACAACGAGCGCCACCCGTACGAGCGGCTGTGGCGGTCGCTGGTCGCCGCGGGCCGCGTCCGCGACGGCCTGCTCACCTTCGCCGCGGGCCCGATGCACGAGCACCTCGCCGCCGCGGCCGGGTTCGTCACGGTCAGCTCCACCGCGGCGCTGGAGGCGATCCGGCACGAGGTCCCGCTGCTCGTGCTGTCCGACTTCGGGGTCAGCGCGGAGATGATCAACGTGGTGTTCGAGGGCAGCGGTTGCCTCGGCACGCTCGACGACCTCGTCGACGCGCGCTTCCGCACCCCGGACGCGGGCTGGTGCCGGGCGAACTACTTCCACGACCCGTCCGCCTGCGACGCGGTCGCCCGGATGGCCGCCCTGGTGGCGCAGGCCCGGACCGGGCGCCTCGTGCCGGCCCGCTCGCTGCTCGACGGCCCGGCGCACGCGGCCGCCCGGCGCCGTGCCCGGCTGCGCCTCGAGGTGCCGCCGCGGGTGCTGCGGGCGGGCTACCGGGCCAGGCGCCGCATGCGCCGGTACCTCGGGGCGCTGCGCTGA
- a CDS encoding carbohydrate ABC transporter permease codes for MSLHTDYSGPYAQAHSGPQVVPPSPRGSRNDSPGAVRRLLSWLDLKASPYLLVSPYFLLFAVFGLFPLAFTLYYSLFDYELTGEQEWVGLGNYTELLADDQFWKVVVNTLAMFVIATVPQLLLALMLANALNKRFRGQLFVRMGVLLPLVTSVVAVSVVFTQLYGRDWGMVNWILSWFGIDPIDWKAERIPSWLAISTMVDWRWTGYNAIIFLAGMQTIPRDLYEAAEIDGASKRRQFWQITIPMLRPTIIFVVLNSTIGGLTLFAEPVMFYGGRIQGGSDNQFQTVAMFIVEKGFNNFEYGYASAAAWLLFLMILVGSAINFMLIRRIGGRK; via the coding sequence ATGAGCCTGCACACCGACTACTCCGGGCCGTACGCCCAGGCCCATTCCGGGCCGCAGGTCGTCCCCCCGTCTCCGCGAGGCTCCCGGAACGACTCCCCCGGTGCCGTCCGGCGCCTGCTCTCCTGGCTCGACCTGAAGGCGTCCCCCTACCTGCTCGTCTCGCCGTACTTCCTGCTGTTCGCCGTCTTCGGCCTGTTCCCGCTCGCCTTCACCCTCTACTACTCGCTCTTCGACTACGAGCTCACCGGCGAGCAGGAGTGGGTCGGCCTCGGCAACTACACCGAGCTGCTCGCCGACGACCAGTTCTGGAAGGTCGTCGTCAACACGCTCGCGATGTTCGTCATCGCGACCGTGCCGCAGCTGCTGCTCGCGCTCATGCTCGCCAACGCGCTGAACAAGCGGTTCCGGGGCCAGCTGTTCGTGCGCATGGGCGTGCTGCTGCCGCTCGTCACCTCGGTGGTCGCGGTCTCCGTCGTCTTCACCCAGCTCTACGGCCGCGACTGGGGCATGGTCAACTGGATTCTGAGCTGGTTCGGCATCGACCCCATCGACTGGAAGGCCGAGCGCATCCCCTCGTGGCTGGCGATCTCGACGATGGTCGACTGGCGGTGGACCGGCTACAACGCGATCATCTTCCTCGCCGGCATGCAGACCATCCCGCGTGACCTGTACGAGGCCGCGGAGATCGACGGCGCCTCCAAGCGCCGCCAGTTCTGGCAGATCACCATCCCCATGCTCCGGCCCACGATCATCTTCGTGGTGCTCAACTCCACCATCGGCGGTCTCACCCTGTTCGCCGAGCCGGTGATGTTCTACGGCGGCCGCATCCAGGGCGGCTCGGACAACCAGTTCCAGACGGTCGCGATGTTCATCGTGGAGAAGGGCTTCAACAACTTCGAGTACGGCTACGCGTCCGCGGCCGCCTGGCTCCTCTTCCTGATGATCCTCGTCGGATCCGCCATCAACTTCATGCTCATCCGCCGGATCGGGGGTCGCAAGTGA
- a CDS encoding ABC transporter substrate-binding protein: MKHTWRRGRFLAVAAVTTAALALSAACGSGDSGSGGTASGEPAEKVTITVQTFGGGKNFGYDEAIAKWNRENPNIQIKHVNLTDQFEQVYWPQMIQWLQAGNGAGDVIGIDEGGMGLAKAHPEWWVDLGEYGLDKRKSDYAEWKWQNGIDSSGKLFALGTDVGGMSICYRRDLFEKAGLPTDREEVSKLWPTWDDFLEVGKKFKEKVKDAAFVDGTNTIYNVVLVQEAAKNGNVTYFDTSNNLIVDKNPAVKTAFDYAVKLSQEGLTAKLRNFSEEWNTGFKKSQFATLGCPSWMLGVVSGNAGDELKGKWDVAAVPGGGGNWGGSWLAVPKQTKHPKEAAMVADYLTGKEAQVSVFNYAGNMPSNTQAQQDPAVQGAKDEYFNDAPKGEIFAKSAAELQPVFLGVKHTQVKNAVEQVISAVDDGSVPADQAWQKLVDDATKAAG; the protein is encoded by the coding sequence ATGAAGCACACCTGGCGCCGCGGCAGGTTCCTCGCCGTGGCCGCGGTCACCACGGCCGCCCTGGCACTGTCGGCGGCTTGCGGTTCCGGCGACTCCGGCAGCGGGGGCACCGCCTCGGGCGAGCCCGCCGAGAAGGTCACCATCACCGTCCAGACCTTCGGCGGCGGCAAGAACTTCGGGTACGACGAGGCCATCGCCAAGTGGAACCGCGAGAACCCGAACATCCAGATCAAGCACGTCAACCTGACCGACCAGTTCGAGCAGGTCTACTGGCCGCAGATGATCCAGTGGCTCCAGGCCGGGAACGGTGCCGGTGACGTGATCGGCATCGACGAGGGTGGCATGGGCCTGGCGAAGGCCCACCCCGAGTGGTGGGTCGACCTCGGCGAGTACGGCCTCGACAAGCGCAAGTCGGACTACGCCGAGTGGAAGTGGCAGAACGGCATCGACAGCTCCGGCAAGCTGTTCGCCCTCGGCACCGACGTCGGCGGCATGAGCATCTGCTACCGGCGCGACCTGTTCGAGAAGGCCGGCCTGCCCACCGACCGCGAGGAGGTCAGCAAGCTCTGGCCCACCTGGGACGACTTCCTCGAGGTCGGCAAGAAGTTCAAGGAGAAGGTCAAGGACGCCGCCTTCGTCGACGGCACCAACACCATCTACAACGTGGTGCTGGTGCAGGAGGCCGCCAAGAACGGCAACGTCACCTACTTCGACACCAGCAACAACCTCATCGTCGACAAGAACCCGGCGGTGAAGACCGCGTTCGACTACGCGGTGAAGCTCAGCCAGGAGGGCCTGACCGCCAAGCTCCGCAACTTCAGCGAGGAGTGGAACACCGGCTTCAAGAAGTCGCAGTTCGCCACCCTCGGCTGCCCGTCCTGGATGCTCGGCGTGGTGAGCGGCAACGCCGGTGACGAGCTGAAGGGCAAGTGGGACGTCGCGGCGGTGCCCGGCGGCGGCGGCAACTGGGGCGGCTCCTGGCTGGCGGTGCCGAAGCAGACCAAGCACCCCAAGGAGGCCGCGATGGTGGCCGACTACCTGACCGGCAAGGAAGCCCAGGTCAGCGTGTTCAACTACGCCGGCAACATGCCGAGCAACACGCAGGCCCAGCAGGACCCGGCGGTCCAGGGCGCGAAGGACGAGTACTTCAACGACGCCCCCAAGGGTGAGATCTTCGCCAAGTCCGCCGCCGAGCTGCAGCCCGTCTTCCTCGGTGTGAAGCACACCCAGGTGAAGAACGCGGTCGAGCAGGTGATCTCCGCCGTCGACGACGGCTCGGTGCCCGCCGACCAGGCCTGGCAGAAGCTCGTGGACGACGCCACGAAGGCCGCGGGCTGA
- a CDS encoding GH1 family beta-glucosidase — translation MNATHRFPPGIILGAATSAYQIEGAVDADGRGPSVWDTFAATPGKVAGGDTGEPGADHYRRWAEDVELMAELGLQSYRFSIAWPRIRPDGTGPVNRKGLDFYRRLVDGLRERGIRPMATLFHWDLPQALQDKGGWENRDVASWFADYAQIMFDALDVADWITVNEPKTVVDAGYRHGIHAPGYRDDARAYVALHHLLLAHGLAVRALRASGGDRRIGPALNLSPVYPAADGPEAESAAQADAVRHADGLENRLYLDPILTGRYPEDALRWIAGRSPMPERIADGDLEIISAPIDMLGVQYYSPLYVTADGERAFRHPRSQAWWQEIHPEGLYDLLRRLARDYGNVPLVITENGMPAADEVDADGAVHDPYRVAFLRDHLDAVRRAVADGVRVVGYHVWSLLDNFEWAEGYRERWGIVYVDYPTQRRIPKDSALWYRDLIRDRVLG, via the coding sequence GTGAACGCAACCCACCGGTTCCCGCCCGGCATCATCCTCGGGGCCGCCACCTCGGCGTACCAGATCGAGGGCGCGGTCGACGCCGACGGGCGCGGCCCGTCGGTCTGGGACACCTTCGCCGCGACCCCCGGCAAGGTCGCCGGCGGGGACACCGGCGAGCCGGGCGCCGACCACTACCGCCGCTGGGCCGAGGACGTCGAGCTGATGGCCGAGCTCGGCCTGCAGAGCTACCGGTTCTCCATCGCCTGGCCGCGCATCCGGCCGGACGGCACCGGGCCGGTCAACCGCAAGGGGCTCGACTTCTACCGGCGGCTCGTCGACGGGCTGCGCGAGCGCGGCATCCGGCCGATGGCCACCCTGTTCCACTGGGACCTGCCGCAGGCCCTGCAGGACAAGGGCGGCTGGGAGAACCGGGACGTGGCGTCCTGGTTCGCCGACTACGCGCAGATCATGTTCGACGCGCTCGACGTGGCGGACTGGATCACCGTCAACGAGCCAAAGACCGTGGTGGACGCCGGGTACCGGCACGGCATCCACGCGCCCGGGTACCGCGACGACGCCCGGGCGTATGTCGCGCTGCACCACCTGCTGCTCGCGCACGGGCTCGCGGTGCGCGCGCTGCGCGCCTCGGGCGGGGACCGCCGGATCGGCCCGGCGCTCAACCTGAGCCCGGTCTACCCGGCGGCCGACGGCCCGGAGGCGGAGTCCGCGGCCCAGGCCGACGCGGTACGGCACGCCGACGGCCTGGAGAACCGGCTCTACCTCGACCCGATCCTCACCGGCCGCTACCCGGAGGACGCGCTGCGCTGGATCGCCGGGCGCAGCCCGATGCCGGAGCGCATCGCGGACGGCGACCTGGAGATCATCTCCGCGCCGATCGACATGCTCGGCGTGCAGTACTACTCGCCGCTGTACGTCACCGCCGACGGCGAGCGCGCCTTCCGGCACCCGCGGTCCCAGGCGTGGTGGCAGGAGATCCACCCCGAGGGCCTGTACGACCTGCTGCGCCGGCTGGCCCGGGACTACGGGAACGTCCCGCTGGTCATCACCGAGAACGGCATGCCCGCCGCCGACGAGGTGGACGCGGACGGCGCGGTGCACGACCCGTACCGGGTGGCGTTCCTGCGCGACCACCTCGACGCGGTACGGCGGGCGGTCGCCGACGGGGTGCGCGTGGTCGGCTACCACGTCTGGTCGCTGCTCGACAACTTCGAGTGGGCCGAGGGGTACCGGGAGCGGTGGGGCATCGTCTACGTCGACTACCCCACCCAGCGCCGGATCCCGAAGGACAGCGCGCTCTGGTACCGGGACCTGATCCGCGACCGGGTCCTCGGCTAG
- a CDS encoding LacI family DNA-binding transcriptional regulator, with product MANGQRRPGQRPTLEAVAARAGVGRGTVSRVINGSPKVSERARAAVLRAIEELGYVPNRAARTLVTRRTDTVALVVSESEQRVFDEPYFAGVIRGIGSALSETGLQLILAMAQTREEHARLEQYLTGQHVDGVMLISLHGADPLPGRLEEMGVPTVVGGRPVGITPYSYVDMDNRAGARQAVKYLIGKGRRRIATIAGPQDMGVGVDRLAGYRDALIATGVPECVAFGDFSQESGARAMRELLARDPDIDAVFAASDPMAMGAMHVLKEYGRRIPDDVAVIGFDDSSASRLYSDPPLTTVHQPTEEMGRQMAHLLVARINGEPLEQPVVILDTHLVIRGSA from the coding sequence TTGGCCAACGGGCAGCGCCGCCCGGGTCAGCGGCCGACGCTTGAGGCGGTCGCGGCCCGAGCCGGGGTCGGACGCGGCACGGTTTCGCGGGTGATCAACGGCTCGCCGAAGGTGAGCGAGCGTGCTCGCGCCGCGGTGCTGCGGGCCATCGAGGAACTCGGCTACGTTCCCAACCGTGCGGCGCGTACCTTGGTCACACGGCGAACCGACACGGTCGCGCTCGTGGTCTCCGAATCCGAGCAGCGGGTCTTCGACGAACCGTACTTCGCGGGGGTGATCCGCGGCATCGGCTCGGCGCTGTCCGAGACCGGGCTGCAGCTCATCCTCGCCATGGCACAGACGCGCGAGGAGCACGCCCGGCTCGAGCAGTACCTCACCGGACAGCACGTCGACGGGGTGATGCTGATCTCGCTGCACGGCGCCGACCCGCTGCCCGGCAGGCTGGAGGAGATGGGCGTGCCCACCGTGGTCGGTGGCCGGCCCGTCGGCATCACCCCCTACAGCTACGTGGACATGGACAACCGGGCGGGTGCCCGGCAGGCGGTCAAGTACCTGATCGGCAAGGGGCGCAGGCGCATCGCCACCATCGCCGGACCGCAGGACATGGGCGTGGGCGTGGACCGGCTCGCCGGTTACCGCGACGCGCTGATCGCCACCGGGGTGCCCGAGTGCGTCGCCTTCGGCGACTTCTCCCAGGAGAGCGGCGCGCGGGCGATGCGTGAGCTGCTCGCCAGGGATCCGGACATCGACGCGGTGTTCGCGGCGTCCGATCCCATGGCGATGGGCGCGATGCACGTGCTCAAGGAGTACGGCAGGCGCATCCCCGACGACGTGGCGGTGATAGGGTTCGACGACTCCAGCGCGAGCCGCCTCTACAGCGACCCGCCGCTCACCACGGTCCACCAGCCCACCGAGGAGATGGGACGGCAGATGGCGCACCTGCTGGTCGCCCGGATCAACGGCGAACCGCTGGAGCAGCCGGTCGTCATACTGGACACCCATCTGGTCATCCGCGGCTCGGCCTGA
- a CDS encoding TROVE domain-containing protein — MAKFNKVGTKASVSSPVRTERVPSGRTHEGAPGYARDAKSELFLLAVSNMVGEDTFYERAHHRDARFRDLVHQVAVEDVEWLAGFLPWLRTEANMRSAPIVAALEAVAARLALGLHGGNRRLVASVLQRADEPGEALAYWTANHGRAVPKPVKRGIADAVRRLYNERSLLKYDGDTRAFRFADVIELTHPAPAPDKPWQGDLFAHALDRRHERDKPIPRSLRVLRERAELMALPVAERRAALADVDRLARAGITWEALAGWLQGPLDAEAWCAVIPSMGYMALLRNLRNFDQAGVPDEVAERVAAKLADPGEVARSRQLPFRFLTAYRNAPSLRWGHALDRALRLATGNIPAFGGRTLVLVDTSASMSCGAVSARSSVRPVEAAALFGVALAARGANVDLYGFADDVFEHGVVRGGSVLKQVDEFCRRIGEVGHGTRIADALRRTYRGHDRVVVFTDMQTMTGHHGLEVTDAVPAHVPLYGFNLVGYKHAMMPTGARNRHEIGGFSDATFRLIPLLEAGENARWPWL; from the coding sequence ATGGCAAAGTTCAACAAGGTCGGCACCAAGGCGTCCGTGTCCAGCCCGGTCCGGACCGAGCGGGTCCCGTCCGGCCGCACGCACGAGGGCGCGCCCGGGTACGCGCGTGACGCCAAGAGCGAGCTCTTCCTGCTGGCCGTGTCGAACATGGTCGGGGAGGACACCTTCTACGAGCGGGCGCACCACCGCGACGCGCGGTTCCGCGACCTGGTCCACCAAGTGGCGGTGGAGGACGTGGAGTGGCTCGCCGGGTTCCTGCCGTGGCTGCGCACCGAGGCGAACATGCGCTCCGCGCCGATCGTCGCCGCGCTCGAGGCGGTCGCGGCCCGGCTCGCGCTCGGGCTGCACGGCGGCAACCGGCGGCTCGTGGCGAGCGTGCTGCAGCGGGCCGACGAGCCGGGCGAGGCGCTGGCGTACTGGACGGCGAACCACGGCCGTGCCGTACCCAAGCCGGTGAAGCGGGGCATCGCGGACGCGGTGCGCCGCCTGTACAACGAGCGTTCGCTGCTCAAGTACGACGGTGACACGCGCGCCTTCCGGTTCGCCGACGTGATCGAGCTGACCCACCCGGCGCCGGCTCCGGACAAGCCGTGGCAGGGTGACCTGTTCGCGCACGCCCTCGACCGGCGCCACGAGCGGGACAAGCCGATCCCGCGGTCGCTGCGCGTGCTGCGGGAGCGGGCCGAGCTGATGGCGCTGCCGGTGGCCGAGCGCCGCGCCGCCCTCGCCGACGTGGACCGCCTGGCCCGGGCCGGCATCACCTGGGAGGCGCTCGCCGGCTGGCTGCAGGGACCGCTCGACGCCGAGGCGTGGTGCGCGGTGATCCCGTCGATGGGGTACATGGCGCTGCTGCGCAACCTGCGGAACTTCGACCAGGCGGGCGTCCCGGACGAGGTGGCCGAGCGGGTCGCGGCGAAGCTCGCCGACCCCGGCGAGGTGGCGCGCTCCCGGCAGCTGCCGTTCCGGTTCCTCACCGCCTACCGCAACGCGCCGTCGCTGCGGTGGGGGCACGCGCTGGACCGGGCGCTGCGGCTGGCGACCGGCAACATCCCGGCGTTCGGCGGGCGCACGCTGGTGCTGGTGGACACCTCGGCGTCGATGTCCTGCGGCGCGGTGTCGGCGCGCTCGTCGGTGCGGCCGGTGGAGGCCGCGGCGCTGTTCGGCGTCGCCCTCGCCGCCCGGGGCGCGAACGTGGACCTGTACGGCTTCGCCGACGACGTGTTCGAGCACGGGGTGGTGCGCGGCGGCTCGGTGCTCAAGCAGGTCGACGAGTTCTGCAGGCGCATCGGCGAGGTCGGCCACGGCACGCGGATCGCCGACGCGCTGCGGCGGACCTACCGCGGCCACGACCGCGTCGTGGTCTTCACCGACATGCAGACCATGACCGGCCACCACGGCCTGGAGGTCACCGACGCGGTCCCGGCGCACGTGCCGCTGTACGGCTTCAACCTGGTCGGCTACAAGCACGCGATGATGCCGACCGGCGCGCGCAACCGGCACGAGATCGGCGGCTTCTCCGACGCGACGTTCCGCCTGATCCCCCTGCTGGAGGCGGGCGAGAACGCGCGGTGGCCGTGGCTGTGA
- a CDS encoding aldose 1-epimerase family protein, which yields MSSGSLRCGDLHAEISTRGGALRVLRAGERDLVVSWPEDGPIPFYSGTLLAPWPNRVADAVYTFAGERFELPVTEPERGHALHGLVAEAPWEIAEPPAEGDGQASVRLTHTIEPTPGYPFRLALAVLYTLTPDGLTTTLTAQNVGDRPAPYGCGPHPWLLAGDGPLTGWELELPADRVLLVDERLVPRELTDVTGTPYDFRRAHAIGDTAIDHAFTGLAADAEGLARVRLRGPAGGVEINWDPRVLPWVQVCTGTGLGHRGLAVEPMTCPPDAFNSGTDVIVLQPGEKHEASWTIVPF from the coding sequence GTGAGCTCCGGTTCCCTCCGTTGCGGTGACCTGCACGCCGAGATCAGCACGCGTGGCGGCGCCCTGCGGGTGCTGCGCGCGGGCGAGCGCGACCTCGTCGTCTCCTGGCCCGAGGACGGCCCGATCCCGTTCTACAGCGGCACCCTGCTCGCGCCGTGGCCGAACCGGGTCGCCGACGCCGTCTACACCTTCGCCGGGGAGCGGTTCGAGCTGCCGGTCACCGAGCCCGAGCGCGGGCACGCGCTGCACGGGCTGGTGGCGGAGGCGCCCTGGGAGATCGCCGAGCCGCCCGCCGAGGGCGACGGCCAGGCGTCGGTACGGCTCACGCACACGATCGAGCCCACCCCGGGCTACCCGTTCCGGCTCGCGCTCGCCGTGCTGTACACGCTCACGCCGGACGGGCTCACCACCACGCTCACCGCGCAGAACGTCGGCGACCGCCCCGCCCCGTACGGCTGCGGCCCGCACCCGTGGCTGCTCGCGGGCGACGGGCCGCTCACCGGCTGGGAGCTGGAGCTGCCGGCGGACCGGGTGCTGCTCGTCGACGAGCGGCTGGTGCCGCGCGAGCTGACCGACGTGACCGGCACGCCGTACGACTTCCGCCGGGCGCACGCGATCGGCGACACCGCGATCGACCACGCGTTCACCGGGCTCGCCGCGGACGCCGAGGGACTGGCCCGGGTACGGCTGCGCGGCCCGGCCGGCGGCGTGGAGATCAACTGGGATCCGCGGGTGCTGCCGTGGGTCCAGGTGTGCACCGGCACCGGGCTCGGCCACCGCGGGCTCGCCGTGGAGCCGATGACCTGCCCGCCCGACGCGTTCAACTCGGGCACCGACGTCATCGTGCTCCAGCCCGGCGAGAAGCACGAGGCGAGCTGGACGATCGTGCCCTTCTGA
- a CDS encoding GH1 family beta-glucosidase has protein sequence MTTQEAHPKTGVTELKFPAGFVWGAATSAYQIEGATATDGRGPSIWDTFVRQPGRVVNGDTADVAVDHYHRYRDDVRLMADLGLTAYRFSVSWPRIQPAGHGPVNQAGLDFYRRLVDELLEKGIEPWITLYHWDLPQPLEDAGGWPERDTAQRFADFAALVHDALGDRVRNFSTVNEPWCAAFLGYASGEHAPGRREPAAAVRAAHHLLLGHGLAVQAIRAQNPNTRIGGCVNLYAISPASDSEADLDAARRIDGLQNRFFLDAMLKGEYPADVLEDLRSVCEPDHIRPGDLETIATPFDLLLINYYSRFTVSGVSGGAASASAAPTGAGSPWVGSEHVSFVNGGRPVTAMGWEIDTDGLLEILLRLVKEYPPIPLVISENGAAFDDVVTGDGAVHDSERLAFIASHLRACHEAISKGVPLKGYFAWSLLDNFEWAWGYGKRFGLVYVDYETQERILKDSALWYAETIRRNGLSLPAE, from the coding sequence GTGACAACGCAGGAAGCACATCCCAAGACCGGTGTCACCGAGCTGAAGTTCCCGGCCGGCTTCGTCTGGGGCGCCGCAACCTCGGCGTACCAGATCGAGGGCGCCACCGCGACCGACGGCCGGGGACCCTCGATCTGGGACACCTTCGTCCGCCAGCCGGGCCGGGTGGTGAACGGCGACACCGCCGACGTGGCGGTCGACCACTACCACCGCTACCGGGACGACGTGCGGCTCATGGCCGACCTCGGCCTCACCGCGTACCGGTTCTCGGTCTCCTGGCCGCGGATCCAGCCGGCCGGCCACGGCCCGGTCAACCAGGCGGGACTCGACTTCTACCGGCGGCTCGTGGACGAGCTGCTCGAGAAGGGCATCGAGCCGTGGATCACGCTCTACCACTGGGACCTCCCGCAGCCCCTGGAGGACGCGGGCGGCTGGCCGGAGCGTGACACCGCCCAGCGGTTCGCCGACTTCGCCGCGCTCGTGCACGACGCGCTCGGCGACCGGGTCCGCAACTTCAGCACCGTGAACGAGCCGTGGTGCGCGGCGTTCCTCGGGTACGCCTCGGGCGAGCACGCCCCCGGCCGGCGCGAGCCCGCGGCCGCCGTACGGGCCGCCCACCACCTGCTGCTCGGGCACGGGCTCGCGGTGCAGGCGATCCGCGCGCAGAACCCGAACACCCGGATCGGCGGGTGCGTGAACCTGTACGCGATCTCCCCGGCCTCCGACAGCGAGGCGGACCTGGACGCGGCCCGGCGCATCGACGGGCTGCAGAACCGGTTCTTCCTCGACGCGATGCTCAAGGGCGAGTACCCCGCCGACGTGCTGGAGGACCTGCGCTCGGTGTGCGAGCCGGACCACATCCGGCCGGGCGACCTCGAGACGATCGCCACGCCGTTCGACCTGCTGCTGATCAACTACTACAGCCGGTTCACGGTGTCGGGTGTGTCGGGAGGCGCCGCCTCGGCCTCGGCCGCGCCCACCGGGGCCGGTTCGCCGTGGGTGGGCAGCGAGCACGTCTCGTTCGTCAACGGCGGCCGCCCGGTGACCGCGATGGGCTGGGAGATCGACACCGACGGCCTGCTGGAGATCCTGCTGCGGCTGGTCAAGGAGTACCCGCCCATCCCGCTCGTCATCTCGGAGAACGGCGCGGCGTTCGACGACGTGGTGACCGGCGACGGCGCGGTGCATGATTCCGAGCGGCTTGCTTTCATCGCCTCGCACCTGCGCGCCTGCCACGAGGCGATCTCCAAGGGCGTGCCGCTCAAGGGGTATTTTGCCTGGTCCCTGCTGGACAACTTCGAGTGGGCCTGGGGGTACGGCAAGCGGTTCGGACTGGTCTACGTCGACTACGAGACCCAGGAGCGGATCCTCAAGGACAGCGCCCTGTGGTATGCCGAAACCATCCGGCGTAACGGTTTGTCACTTCCGGCAGAATAG
- a CDS encoding carbohydrate ABC transporter permease, whose protein sequence is MWDATLLTKVMLAFTIILSAFPIYYMIVIATRTNSDAVDVPPPLLPGGNLGENIVRVLNDPDAQFVTGLTNSAIVAVSVTVSVVIISTMAGFAFARLRFRGNRVLLLAVLLTMMVPIQQMGVVPLYRVMVELEWTGQLKAVILPYLLNAFGVFLMTQYTEQAVPGELVEAARVDGASTLRIWWNIVLPAVRPGMAVLGINTFMITWNDFMWPLIVLAGNPTVQVAIRNLNAQHSTDYVMIFTGTTLSVLPLIIVFLVFGRQIIGGLMEGAVKA, encoded by the coding sequence ATGTGGGACGCGACCCTGCTCACCAAGGTGATGCTGGCCTTCACGATCATCCTGTCGGCCTTCCCGATCTACTACATGATCGTGATCGCCACCCGCACCAACTCGGACGCGGTGGACGTGCCCCCGCCGCTGCTGCCCGGTGGCAACCTCGGGGAGAACATCGTGCGCGTCCTCAACGACCCGGACGCGCAGTTCGTCACCGGACTCACCAACTCGGCGATCGTGGCCGTCTCGGTCACGGTGTCCGTGGTGATCATCTCCACGATGGCCGGCTTCGCCTTCGCCCGGCTGCGGTTCCGCGGCAACCGGGTGCTGCTGCTCGCCGTGCTGCTCACCATGATGGTCCCCATCCAGCAGATGGGCGTGGTGCCGCTCTACCGCGTCATGGTCGAGCTGGAGTGGACCGGGCAGCTCAAGGCGGTCATCCTGCCGTACCTGCTCAACGCGTTCGGCGTGTTCCTCATGACCCAGTACACCGAGCAGGCGGTGCCCGGTGAGCTGGTCGAGGCGGCCCGGGTGGACGGCGCCTCCACCCTGCGCATCTGGTGGAACATCGTGTTGCCCGCGGTACGGCCCGGCATGGCGGTGCTCGGCATCAACACGTTCATGATCACCTGGAACGACTTCATGTGGCCGCTGATCGTCCTGGCGGGCAACCCCACGGTCCAGGTCGCGATCCGCAACCTCAACGCCCAGCACTCGACCGACTACGTGATGATCTTCACCGGAACCACGTTGTCGGTCCTGCCGCTCATCATCGTATTCCTCGTCTTCGGCCGTCAGATCATCGGCGGCCTCATGGAAGGTGCGGTCAAAGCGTGA